ccacaatgtaaggattctatgataaaatgTAATGGTGCAATGGTTTACTCATAACAATCATTTCAGTGAACTGTCACCAACTGCAGCTTGTTGTGCTATAGACTGTGCTGTGATTCAGTTTGAAACATTCTTGTGTGTGAATTCAAATTTGTAGTTTCCAATCTGACACTGACAGCAGCTGATTAATGTGCAGTGAATGGCAGTGATAATGTTGCACTTTAAGATAATTTGTCATCTGGATGACAGCTGTCATCTGTGGATCCTGGGATATGATTTAAAAGGAGAACCAgagaggccaatatttattcctcataaTATCACAAAAGTGGCTTATCTACGAATGTAGAAtttgctgtgtgcagtttgttGACGAAGTATTTTTCATGAACTGTTGAATACCCTTCGAAAATACTTCACTATTTATATGACTATCGAtatatgctgtgttcatgaaagATGTGCCATGTCAAGAAAATGGTTTTGCTGCCAATATATAGAAACTGCTTTTTCACTTTCTCATTTAACATTGTTGCCTGCTGGAAATAGAGGATAAATATCCAGAGAATCCCTGTCACTCACATGTGAAATGCAACAACTGGGTGGAAAAAATTGGCATTAACTTTATTAGGAAATGGTTTTGAATAAATTGTGCAGCGTTCCAGGCTGAGAGGAAAATCACTGAGCGTTTCATACATGTGCGATTGCTTCTTCCTCACAAAGAGAGAATTACAGTAGCTATGAAGCTGTTTGCTATATATGTAGCTCCAGTCCTGTCAAACAGATTTTGAATTCTTTgcaatcattgagtgtatttcagaTATCTAGGCAGTTGACTGCAGAAGTGTGACGACACACATTTCATTAAATTGTTGTATCACAGTGGGTCGCTGATGGAAGTTGGCTGTTTTATTGGACATTCTCCAACAACTTCGTCCATTCTGTAAAGGGTGGAAGACATTTGATTGAAAGCAGACATAGTTTAAATACTCAATTATAAACCCACACAATAtcgctaatttttaaaaatttgcacaTACCATCAAAGTCAAGTTTGCCATCACTGTTCTTGTCCCACTCCCTGATGAGTTCATGAACTTCCTCCTCTGTAACATGCTCCCCAGCAGCCATGATGGCAATATGCAGCTCAGAACAATCGATGAAGCCGTCAGCATGGCTAGAGTCATCAAGAAAAGTATGAAAGCCCCCAATCCAGCAATATTATCTACCTTACCAAAATAGAAATTGAGAAAAGATCATATCCATctaatttcactttctttctgtctggaaatttacattttttaatctcacaaagaagtcCAATTTAATCACTGGCGTACAACAAATCTAGATATCATGCACGAACACATGTGGAAATAGCTTCATAAACCTCACATTTGAACTCACCTGTTTCATCCAAAAATGATACAGTTCCCACACAATGTCTCAAATTTCTCAAGACCTGAATTCAGTAGTGTGCCCTCTGCTCTGAAAGCAATTACAAGTCATTTGTCATTATCACCTTCGATTATGTTCAACTGGAAATGGCTTCCCTTTAATTCCAATGATAATATTGAATCACACTTTCTGTTCTTCTACAATTTTGCCCACGGGATGAGATTTGAAACTTTTTTCTGGGAGCATCAGCATGAGCCACTGGCTGTCTAGCCCAGAGACATTTCGACGATTTTTCCGTCTCCCTGAAGTCAAAACATGCTGTCTGTGCAAGTTGTCAAAATATCTATGAATTTGATATACATATTTGTTGTCACCAgctgcctgcaacagtcgtagactctccaactttaagggcatttaaatggtcattggataaacatatggatggtaatggaatagtgtaggttgggtggacttcagattggtttcacaggtcggcgcaacattgaagACCGAATggcctgtgctgcactgtaatgttctatgttctatattcttcGTAGAAGCGAAAGTAAACTCAATTGTTAATCTTTTCCTGAGGTGTATACCTAACAATTTCTAGGCTCATCCTCATAAATCCTTGAAGCACAATCTCCCGTACCTCTTATACCCTTTTAATGAAATGATGGAAGGTACTGCGTGTGACATATATTGCAGATGAAGCAAATTTCAATCCATGTTTGACAGTTGCTAGTTTTAGTGGAAATGTTTCTCGCACCAAATGTTTCTGTATTTCCACCTCAATTCAGGTTTGAAGAAATTGTTTTGGACCCAGACGCAAACACCGTTTACATGTCTCTAAAGATGGTGCTAAACACAGTGAGATTTTGTACTATTGTTCTAATTACAAGCTTCTGAAGCATTTTGTATAATGGATGTACTTCTTTTCTAAAATGGCTTCCTTACATTAATGTCTAAGACACCATAATCTCACCAAATCATTGGGCTGTGTTTTTTATTAGAAAGAGATGAGTGATGATTAGTTTAATCTGAGGTTCACCAAGGGTCCTGAGTTcagagttgagaaggagagttacTGCTGGAatcctcagctggtgcaggaaataaacccacactgttggctttAGTCTGATTTGCAATCCAGCTGTCCAGGCAACTGAGCTCACCAGCCACCGACCCAATATTTAGGTTCAAGCAcatatgctttttttttgctttgctaATCTTTGAGAAAGCTTTTTCATTTTTCAACACGTACATTGGAGAAATTACTGCCTCAAAATAGAATTTCTCCATGGGTCTACTTCCACCAAATTGGTCAAACATCAAACTCAATGATCAAAAAGACGAAATATTTCTGCCAAAGCTTCTTCGTACGttcctttctcctcctctctcaTCTGCCTCGCCATAATCAACTGGAACCTTTTATAGC
Above is a window of Stegostoma tigrinum isolate sSteTig4 chromosome 19, sSteTig4.hap1, whole genome shotgun sequence DNA encoding:
- the LOC125461591 gene encoding troponin C, skeletal muscle-like; amino-acid sequence: MSLKAESIRVSCAEAFSKMVFQSVCLVFPNYRRDQIVLAIVLLCEDNSLMIPSRIGIGTIGYKRFQLIMARQMREEEKGTYEEALAEIFRLFDRHADGFIDCSELHIAIMAAGEHVTEEEVHELIREWDKNSDGKLDFDEWTKLLENVQ